Genomic DNA from Syntrophales bacterium:
TGGTAGTGGGGGGGCAAATGATTTTGCTTCCTTCTGTTGGCGTATGATCGTCATGACACCACAGGATCCTCGTCGATTTACTGAGAAAGTTCAATTCATAACCACGCCTGGTTGGTTGCAGGGCGGTGATTCTCGTGCGAGGTCGGGACTTCCCCTTGGAGCGGGACCTTACAAGATTATCACCAACATGGCGGTGATGGATTTTGAGCCCGAATCTAAGCGTATGAGAATCATTGCTATCAATCCGGGATATTCAGAGAAAGATGTTCAGGATAATTGTGGTTTTGAATTACTCAGAGCTCCGAAGATCGTTGAGAACCCACCGCCGACGGAAGAGGAGCTTGTGATTCTCAGGGAACAGGTTGATCCATACCGTTACGTTATAGGAAGATAGGATAGGAAAAACATCGTAAAGAAAAGCCGGTATTTACTAAAGAATGCCGGCTTTTCTTTTAAGGGATTATCAAATGTATGTTCTCGGCAGATTTTACGATTTTATCACCAACTGATGTACCACAAAATACACAAGTATAATCGTATTTTTCGCCATCTGGTAGGATCAAAAGTAACCGTTTCCTTACTGGCACGGCGCGGCGACATCTAGGACAGAAGAGTTCTAGTGCTTCAAAATCGCGGTACTGTTCTTTTCTGTCTCCTATCCTTATCATGTTCTCTTATTCCTCGTCGGGTATTAGTTTGGCGTTTTCAAGCCACACCGTGGCTTCACTGTCACTCGGTGCTCTGTAGTCTCCTCTAGGAGAAAGTGATCCCCCTGAACCAACCTTAGGACCATTGGGCATACAGGAGCGTTTAAACTGGGTCGTTTTGAAGAATCGATAGAGATATACGTTGAGCCAACGTTTTATTTCTCCTATAGTGTAAGCTTTGCGCTTGCTTTGAGGAATATCGGGCCATTCTCCTTTATTCACATCGTGCCACGCGTTATAAGCCAGAAAGGCAACTTTAGTGGGCAAATAACCGTACCGTGTGATGTAGAAATTGTTGAAATCCTGAAGCTCAAAAGGTCCTAATACCTCTTCTGTTTTCTGAGCCGGTTGGTCTTTGTCTTCGCCCGGGATGAGCTCCGGACTTATTTCGGTGTCGAGTATTTCTCTCAATATTTGCGACACCTCGGGTGAGAAAATTTCCCTTTCCGCTACCCATCTTATAAGGTGTTGTATGAGGGTTTTTGGTACACTAGAATTGACGTTATAGTGGGACATATGATCACCCACGCCGTAAGTGCACCAGCCTAGGGCAAGTTCACTCAAGTCTCCTGTACCTACCACCAATGCTCCGTGCATATTGGCCAAGCGGAATAGATAGGAAGTTCTTTCTCCGGCCTGAACATTTTCGAAGGTTATATCGTAGACCTTTTGCCCGAAAGCGAATGGATGACCGATATTTTTTAGCATTAGTAGAGAACTGTCCCGTATATCCAGTTCGTTAATCTCCACTCCGAGAGCTTTCATGAGTCTCTTTGCATTGGTGTACGTTTTTTCCGAAGTCGCAAAGCCTGGCATAGTATAAGCTTTAACATTGGTTCGTGGTAAGCCAAGGAGATCCATAGTTCTCGCTGCTACAATTAGTGCGTGTGTTGAGTCGAGTCCACCGGATACGCCTATAACAACCTTCTCTATTCCTGTAGCTTCCAGTCGTTTCGCGAGACCATTAACCTGGATGTTGTATGCTTCGAAGCACCTTTGATCCCTTTTCTTTGGGTCGGCAGGGATATAGGGAAATCTTGACACCTCACGATCGAGGAGCAGCTTTTCACCCCGGCCAACTGTGGGAACTTTTACTTCAAAAGTAATCTTTCTAAAAAGTTCTAATTCTTTTTTGAAAGTTCTGCTGCATTGATTGAAGGTGTTCATACGCATGCGATCCTGACTTAAACGATCGAGATCGATGTCAGCGTATATGATCTGGGGTTCTCTAAGAAACCTTTGTGTTTCAGCAAGCAAATTGCCATTCTCGTATATCATGGCATGTCCGTCCCACGC
This window encodes:
- a CDS encoding ketoacid-CoA transferase translates to MANYNTMELMICTAARELEDGASVGVGTGAPCAAAMLAQKLHSPNLVIVFEAGGAVPQIPEMPISVGDSRTTWKAVMASGMCEIMETACRGMLDYTFLGGAQIDMYGNLNSTRIGPDHQKPKVRFPGSGGANDFASFCWRMIVMTPQDPRRFTEKVQFITTPGWLQGGDSRARSGLPLGAGPYKIITNMAVMDFEPESKRMRIIAINPGYSEKDVQDNCGFELLRAPKIVENPPPTEEELVILREQVDPYRYVIGR
- a CDS encoding cytoplasmic protein, coding for MIRIGDRKEQYRDFEALELFCPRCRRAVPVRKRLLLILPDGEKYDYTCVFCGTSVGDKIVKSAENIHLIIP
- a CDS encoding NAD(+) synthase is translated as MTETFFNLYSHGFIRVAVCVPEVRVSDVYFNTEKTIELAEEAEKNKAILVLFPELGLTAYSNEDLFHQEALISAALEGIERVKKASVKMNIIIIVGLPLQVENKLFNCGAVIHQGAILGVAVKSYLPNYREFYERRQFCPAEEALSKKVRLAGIDDIPFGANLLFQVSNIRNFCFFIEICEDLWVPIPPSSFAAMAGATVIANLSASNVTIGKSEYRQSLAGNQSARCLAAYLYAASGPGESTTDLAWDGHAMIYENGNLLAETQRFLREPQIIYADIDLDRLSQDRMRMNTFNQCSRTFKKELELFRKITFEVKVPTVGRGEKLLLDREVSRFPYIPADPKKRDQRCFEAYNIQVNGLAKRLEATGIEKVVIGVSGGLDSTHALIVAARTMDLLGLPRTNVKAYTMPGFATSEKTYTNAKRLMKALGVEINELDIRDSSLLMLKNIGHPFAFGQKVYDITFENVQAGERTSYLFRLANMHGALVVGTGDLSELALGWCTYGVGDHMSHYNVNSSVPKTLIQHLIRWVAEREIFSPEVSQILREILDTEISPELIPGEDKDQPAQKTEEVLGPFELQDFNNFYITRYGYLPTKVAFLAYNAWHDVNKGEWPDIPQSKRKAYTIGEIKRWLNVYLYRFFKTTQFKRSCMPNGPKVGSGGSLSPRGDYRAPSDSEATVWLENAKLIPDEE